One Synergistota bacterium DNA window includes the following coding sequences:
- the purS gene encoding phosphoribosylformylglycinamidine synthase subunit PurS — MQSYRFAVDIQYKSHIRDPRGETIRRVLSEKENLPVKSLRVGKSIHLEVEANGEEEALRIVKLACEKLLVNPVVEEYEVRKL; from the coding sequence ATGCAAAGCTATCGTTTCGCAGTAGACATACAGTATAAGAGCCACATCAGAGATCCGAGGGGCGAAACCATAAGAAGGGTCTTAAGCGAAAAGGAAAATCTACCGGTTAAGAGTCTAAGGGTGGGTAAGTCGATTCATCTCGAGGTCGAAGCCAATGGCGAGGAAGAAGCCTTAAGAATAGTAAAGCTCGCCTGTGAGAAACTCCTCGTTAATCCGGTAGTTGAAGAATATGAGGTGCGAAAGCTATGA
- the purQ gene encoding phosphoribosylformylglycinamidine synthase subunit PurQ: MKVAVIVFPGSNCDRDMYHALRYAGFEAEYIYGERKLSEFDAIAIPGGFSYGDYLRPGAVAAREKISEEIKREAERGKLIFGVCNGFQILVEMGLLPGALLQNPSGKFICKWIELKVEDNETPFTLLFERGKSIKLPIANGFGRYVKAGSEPRVIFRYTEDINGSDDMIAGISNDEGNILGLMPHPERAYEPLLGGEDGLRFFKSLKLFLEKGRG, from the coding sequence ATGAAGGTGGCGGTAATCGTATTTCCGGGATCAAACTGCGATAGAGATATGTATCACGCGCTGAGATATGCAGGATTTGAGGCAGAGTATATTTACGGCGAGAGGAAGCTGTCCGAATTCGATGCCATAGCCATACCTGGAGGGTTCTCTTATGGGGATTATTTAAGACCTGGGGCGGTTGCAGCGAGGGAAAAAATATCAGAGGAGATTAAAAGAGAAGCAGAAAGGGGAAAGCTCATATTCGGAGTGTGCAACGGTTTTCAGATACTCGTCGAGATGGGGCTTCTGCCGGGAGCGCTCCTTCAAAACCCTTCAGGGAAGTTTATCTGCAAGTGGATAGAACTAAAGGTAGAGGATAACGAAACCCCTTTCACGCTTCTCTTTGAGAGAGGAAAGAGCATAAAGCTACCCATAGCAAACGGCTTCGGAAGATATGTCAAAGCTGGCAGTGAACCGCGAGTAATCTTCAGATACACGGAGGATATAAACGGTTCCGATGATATGATCGCCGGAATATCAAACGATGAGGGAAACATTTTGGGACTTATGCCTCACCCAGAAAGAGCCTATGAACCCCTTCTCGGTGGAGAAGACGGCTTGCGTTTTTTTAAGTCGCTTAAGCTGTTTTTAGAGAAAGGGAGAGGGTAA